Proteins encoded within one genomic window of Dyadobacter chenhuakuii:
- the nuoL gene encoding NADH-quinone oxidoreductase subunit L has protein sequence MPDSAYFLPACLLLGLPFLGFLLLWLAGKSFNKAAGFAGAFITAAGLIISLLYADPQSLHVVSFHWLTIGSTSIDIPLRFDALTCIMLVIVHFVALLVQLYSTAYLHGDNNLHRYFAFIQLFLFSMIGIVLSGSLLVMYIFWELVGLSSYLLIGFWYFKPRAVWAAQKAFVLNRIGDAAFLTGILMLFYYIGSTDFEVLSLKIDSVSPGILTAIGLCLFGGCMGKSAQFPLSGWLPDAMEGPTPVSALIHAATMVAAGIFLLARISFLLTFDAKLVITIIGTITMLIGAVKATQVWDIKRVLAYSTMSQLGLMVIAVGFGSWQTALFHLATHAFFKAGLFLSAGSVIHAVTPADLGSDFDLQDMRTMGGLRKALPVTFICFSVCAAALAGLPFFSGFLSKDAIITEGFLWAGELGAPFYIFPIVVILSAGLTAYYMTRQIWLVFFGQNRFDATRIHPHESPAIMWLPMAVLAILSVFIWFSWNPFDAAGWFLSFIGQHSEAHLVWVPVVASLTTFVSIFLAYREIRSENPFSINTVNAVNAPNALQKLVWLRDYSNTQYFIIPFAFITKYLKIFEKRVIDSFVDRLAKVSVVLGHLIGWFDRFFVDGGVNLLVFSIKSGGQAVRNLQNGKIQSYFIVTAMGVFLLILWLVIL, from the coding sequence ATGCCCGATTCTGCATACTTTTTACCTGCTTGTCTGCTGTTGGGATTGCCATTCTTGGGTTTTCTTTTGCTCTGGCTAGCTGGAAAAAGTTTTAATAAAGCAGCAGGTTTCGCGGGAGCCTTCATAACTGCTGCCGGACTGATAATCAGTTTGTTATACGCAGATCCGCAATCATTACACGTCGTCAGTTTTCACTGGCTCACAATTGGCAGCACTTCCATTGACATTCCACTTCGTTTTGATGCATTAACCTGCATCATGCTCGTGATCGTGCACTTTGTCGCATTGCTTGTGCAGCTATATTCCACGGCTTACCTCCACGGCGACAATAATTTACATCGCTATTTCGCATTCATTCAGCTCTTTCTGTTTTCCATGATCGGCATTGTGCTTTCGGGCAGCTTGCTGGTAATGTATATTTTCTGGGAATTGGTGGGGCTTTCTTCTTATCTGCTCATCGGTTTTTGGTATTTCAAACCCAGGGCTGTTTGGGCTGCGCAAAAGGCGTTTGTGCTCAACCGGATCGGTGACGCAGCATTCCTGACGGGCATTTTAATGCTGTTTTACTATATTGGTTCTACCGACTTTGAGGTGCTCTCCCTCAAAATTGACTCAGTAAGTCCCGGAATCCTGACAGCCATTGGACTTTGCCTTTTCGGCGGCTGCATGGGAAAATCGGCGCAATTTCCGCTTTCGGGCTGGCTACCGGATGCAATGGAAGGTCCTACGCCCGTTTCCGCTCTTATCCACGCGGCCACAATGGTTGCTGCGGGGATTTTTTTATTGGCAAGAATCTCCTTTCTGCTCACATTCGATGCAAAGCTGGTTATCACGATAATTGGCACCATAACCATGCTTATCGGGGCTGTTAAGGCCACTCAGGTTTGGGATATCAAGCGCGTTTTGGCTTATTCCACGATGTCACAACTAGGATTAATGGTCATTGCAGTGGGTTTCGGGAGCTGGCAAACTGCCCTGTTCCACCTGGCCACGCATGCATTTTTCAAGGCTGGATTATTCCTTTCAGCCGGTTCGGTCATTCACGCCGTAACACCGGCCGACCTTGGTTCTGATTTTGATTTGCAGGATATGCGCACAATGGGCGGGCTGCGCAAAGCATTACCGGTCACATTCATTTGTTTTTCGGTATGTGCCGCAGCATTGGCCGGTTTGCCGTTTTTTTCAGGTTTTTTATCCAAAGACGCGATCATTACCGAAGGATTTCTTTGGGCAGGAGAATTGGGCGCACCGTTTTATATTTTCCCCATTGTTGTGATCCTTTCCGCGGGCCTGACAGCCTATTATATGACAAGGCAGATCTGGCTGGTGTTTTTTGGTCAAAACAGATTTGATGCCACACGCATTCACCCGCATGAATCGCCAGCCATTATGTGGCTTCCGATGGCGGTTTTGGCAATTCTGTCCGTTTTCATCTGGTTCTCCTGGAATCCTTTTGACGCAGCTGGCTGGTTTTTATCATTCATAGGACAACACTCAGAAGCGCATTTGGTCTGGGTGCCGGTTGTGGCCAGTTTGACAACTTTCGTTTCCATTTTCCTGGCTTACAGAGAAATTAGATCAGAAAACCCGTTCAGTATCAATACGGTAAATGCTGTTAATGCTCCTAATGCGCTGCAAAAACTGGTTTGGCTGAGGGACTATTCCAACACCCAATATTTCATCATTCCGTTTGCATTCATTACCAAATATTTGAAAATATTCGAAAAGCGCGTCATCGACTCGTTTGTTGACCGGCTTGCCAAAGTAAGCGTTGTCCTGGGTCACCTCATCGGCTGGTTCGATCGGTTTTTTGTGGATGGCGGGGTGAATCTGCTGGTCTTTTCGATTAAATCCGGCGGGCAGGCAGTCCGTAATTTACAAAATGGCAAGATCCAGTCTTATTTCATTGTGACTGCCATGGGCGTGTTTTTATTGATATTGTGGTTGGTAATCCTGTAA
- a CDS encoding ATP-binding cassette domain-containing protein — protein sequence MSIQVTNLTKLYGTQRAIDGISFSLKKGEIVGFLGPNGAGKSTTMKILTGYLKASEGSAKVSDYDVSEEPMPARRTIGYLPEHNPLYLDMYVSEFLLFSGKLYGMKSAELRTRVDEVIALCGLEAEKRKKIGQLSKGYRQRVGLAQSFLHNPSVLILDEPTTGLDPNQIQEIREVIRNAGKDKTVLFSTHIMQEVEALCDRVIIINKGKVVSDSTLDALRKTGESLEEIFRSLTR from the coding sequence ATGTCCATCCAAGTCACCAACCTAACCAAACTCTACGGGACGCAGCGTGCGATTGATGGGATCTCTTTTAGTTTGAAGAAAGGAGAGATCGTTGGGTTCCTGGGACCGAACGGGGCGGGGAAATCGACGACGATGAAGATATTGACGGGCTACCTGAAAGCTTCGGAAGGATCGGCGAAAGTATCTGATTATGACGTGTCTGAGGAGCCAATGCCAGCGCGCAGGACAATAGGATATTTGCCAGAGCACAACCCGCTTTACCTTGATATGTATGTGAGCGAGTTCCTGCTATTTTCAGGAAAATTGTATGGCATGAAGTCCGCCGAATTGCGGACGCGGGTAGACGAGGTCATTGCCTTGTGCGGCCTCGAAGCAGAGAAGCGCAAGAAGATCGGGCAGCTTTCCAAAGGTTACCGGCAACGTGTGGGACTTGCGCAGTCATTTTTGCATAATCCGTCCGTGCTGATCCTCGACGAACCCACTACGGGCCTGGATCCCAATCAGATACAGGAAATTCGCGAAGTGATCCGTAATGCCGGGAAGGACAAAACGGTGCTTTTTTCAACCCACATTATGCAGGAAGTAGAAGCATTATGTGATCGGGTGATCATTATTAATAAAGGAAAAGTGGTGAGCGACAGCACATTAGATGCGCTTCGAAAAACGGGCGAATCGCTCGAAGAAATTTTCAGGAGCCTGACGCGCTGA
- a CDS encoding complex I subunit 4 family protein, with protein sequence MIDHILTLLIAIPLLGAAAVAVWPAKKPENFRIIALIALALEVIISVLLYISFDNQNPGHQLSEVTDWITLPIGALGVVSIDYALAVDGISFPLVLLAVIVLFVGVISSWNVIQKSRAYFALYLLLTGSVIGCFLAQDFFLFYLFFEFMLLPMYFLIGLWGGPRREYAALKFFIYTFFGSLLILIVMIALYLSVIDPLETARVVGILGLEDPIHPDLILQVQQWLIDGKIAPEQLVHTFRFAYLADPNNYIPGSLLSTASEYLIGNIPLRLLAFWFLFIGFAVKLPVVPVHTWLPDAHVEAPTPISVVLAGILLKIGGYGFIRIVDGFFPFEAQYSAVPLAILGMISIIYGGFNALGQTDLKKMIAYSSVSHMGFVLLGIAAFTAEGINGAIYQMVSHGVLSAMLFILTGVVYDRTHDRRIDHYRGLIAVMPQYTIITGIAFFASLGLPGFSGFVGELFTLMGAFQSDALPVWIPALSTLGIVLAAAYFLWTYQRMFFGAFWYKNGSLHVLSDLTKRETAMLLPLVVLTILLGLLPGILFDMTGPTVEAWLDGLR encoded by the coding sequence ATGATTGATCATATACTGACATTACTAATTGCCATTCCATTGCTGGGCGCAGCCGCTGTGGCTGTATGGCCGGCCAAAAAACCCGAAAACTTCCGGATCATCGCATTGATTGCTCTGGCTTTGGAAGTCATCATTTCGGTGCTGTTATATATTTCTTTCGACAATCAAAATCCCGGTCACCAGCTCAGCGAAGTTACCGACTGGATCACCTTGCCGATCGGCGCATTGGGTGTGGTTTCGATCGATTATGCGCTTGCCGTGGACGGCATCAGCTTTCCGCTTGTGCTGCTGGCCGTGATCGTGCTTTTTGTAGGGGTGATCAGTTCGTGGAATGTTATTCAGAAATCCAGGGCGTATTTTGCATTGTATTTATTACTCACAGGCAGCGTAATCGGCTGTTTTCTGGCGCAGGACTTCTTCCTTTTTTACCTGTTTTTCGAATTCATGCTGCTGCCGATGTATTTTCTCATTGGCTTATGGGGAGGTCCGAGGCGTGAATATGCTGCATTGAAATTCTTTATTTACACATTCTTCGGATCATTACTCATTCTGATTGTAATGATCGCGCTGTACTTGTCGGTGATCGATCCGTTGGAAACGGCCAGAGTCGTAGGCATTTTAGGCCTGGAAGATCCGATTCATCCCGACCTTATTTTACAGGTGCAGCAATGGCTTATCGACGGCAAAATCGCGCCTGAGCAGCTCGTCCACACTTTCCGGTTCGCCTATCTCGCCGATCCCAACAACTACATTCCCGGCTCACTGCTCAGCACCGCTTCCGAATATCTGATCGGCAACATTCCATTGCGTCTGCTCGCATTCTGGTTCCTGTTCATTGGATTTGCGGTGAAATTGCCTGTCGTTCCCGTCCACACCTGGCTGCCCGATGCCCACGTGGAAGCACCAACGCCTATTTCGGTCGTGCTGGCTGGGATTCTTTTGAAAATCGGCGGTTACGGTTTTATCCGGATCGTGGATGGATTCTTCCCGTTCGAGGCGCAGTATAGTGCCGTTCCGTTGGCCATATTAGGCATGATTTCCATCATTTACGGTGGATTCAATGCGTTAGGACAAACCGATTTGAAGAAAATGATCGCCTATTCCTCGGTCTCTCACATGGGATTTGTATTACTCGGCATTGCCGCATTCACGGCCGAGGGCATTAATGGCGCCATTTACCAGATGGTCAGTCACGGCGTTCTTTCCGCAATGCTCTTTATCCTTACCGGCGTGGTTTACGACCGCACCCACGACCGCCGCATCGACCATTACCGCGGCCTCATCGCCGTCATGCCGCAGTACACCATTATCACCGGCATCGCGTTTTTTGCATCATTGGGACTTCCCGGATTCTCAGGTTTCGTAGGAGAACTTTTCACATTAATGGGCGCCTTCCAGTCCGATGCATTGCCAGTCTGGATTCCTGCACTATCGACATTAGGCATTGTACTAGCAGCAGCATATTTCCTCTGGACCTACCAACGCATGTTCTTCGGCGCATTCTGGTACAAAAACGGCAGCCTCCACGTCCTCTCCGACCTAACAAAAAGGGAAACAGCGATGCTGCTTCCCCTGGTTGTGTTGACTATTCTCTTGGGCCTTTTGCCCGGGATTCTATTTGATATGACCGGGCCTACGGTTGAGGCCTGGCTGGATGGTTTGCGGTAA
- a CDS encoding serine hydrolase domain-containing protein: MKINGLKPMLKKVQPKVWWAALAVLVILVISWGLVRKKKSGPEEILVDGKMVSKLDPVPVKNPDAATAAKIAKIEDIFRRKKRAGFNGNVLIVQKGQVLYQDSFGFAHLKKKDTLTSDSRFQLASLSKPFTAIAVLKLVQEGRVSLDDSVQRFFPDFPYHGVKVDMLLSHRSGLPNYIYSFDDSVRHGKKYPDNLDIMDWYAKVVPTPTPYNRPGRSFNYCNTNYCVLAAIVEKVSGENFGTYLYDQIFAPLGMMNTFLVTDTSSAAVQFRTDGHQFGRKLEKDYYDDVVGDKGLYSTTGDIYRFYNGLTQGLLLDKKLLDEAFKPRSFERAGIRNYGYGFRMHTKEDNTPRFIYHGGWWKGYNTMLWVCPEDEAVIIVLGNSYNRSTYDLKELLEVIHGPGKVEEIEKDI; encoded by the coding sequence ATGAAAATAAATGGCTTGAAGCCTATGTTGAAAAAAGTGCAGCCGAAAGTGTGGTGGGCGGCATTAGCTGTCCTGGTTATCCTCGTCATTTCTTGGGGATTGGTGCGGAAAAAGAAGTCGGGACCGGAAGAAATTTTGGTCGATGGCAAAATGGTCTCCAAACTGGACCCTGTTCCTGTAAAAAATCCGGATGCAGCCACAGCGGCAAAAATTGCCAAAATTGAAGATATTTTCAGGCGTAAAAAAAGGGCTGGTTTCAATGGTAATGTGCTCATTGTTCAGAAAGGGCAAGTGCTTTATCAGGATTCCTTTGGTTTTGCCCATCTAAAAAAGAAGGATACACTGACCAGCGATTCGAGGTTTCAACTTGCCTCGCTTTCGAAGCCTTTTACGGCCATTGCCGTCCTTAAACTTGTGCAGGAAGGACGTGTTAGCCTGGATGATTCGGTGCAGCGGTTTTTTCCTGATTTCCCTTATCACGGCGTGAAAGTGGATATGCTTCTAAGCCACCGCAGCGGACTTCCCAATTACATTTATTCTTTTGATGATAGCGTGCGCCATGGCAAAAAGTATCCTGATAATCTGGATATTATGGACTGGTATGCCAAAGTCGTCCCTACACCTACGCCTTACAACCGCCCGGGAAGATCATTTAATTATTGCAACACAAATTACTGCGTGCTGGCCGCCATTGTTGAAAAAGTATCGGGCGAAAATTTCGGCACTTATCTGTATGACCAGATTTTTGCGCCCCTCGGCATGATGAACACATTCCTGGTAACCGACACGTCCAGTGCGGCTGTGCAATTCAGGACGGATGGACACCAGTTCGGGCGCAAACTGGAAAAGGATTATTACGACGATGTGGTCGGGGATAAAGGGCTTTATTCGACAACGGGTGACATTTATAGATTTTATAATGGGTTGACCCAAGGCTTATTATTAGACAAAAAACTCCTTGACGAAGCATTCAAACCTCGCAGTTTCGAGCGCGCCGGCATCCGGAATTATGGTTATGGCTTCCGTATGCATACGAAAGAGGACAACACACCACGCTTCATTTACCATGGCGGCTGGTGGAAAGGTTATAATACCATGCTGTGGGTTTGCCCGGAAGACGAAGCGGTGATCATTGTGCTTGGCAACTCCTACAACCGCTCCACTTACGACCTCAAAGAACTGCTCGAAGTGATCCACGGACCGGGCAAAGTGGAGGAGATTGAGAAAGACATCTAG
- a CDS encoding acyltransferase family protein: MKDSPAPQRLLSLDTLRGFDMFWISGGEEIFAVLAKVTGWSWAIFMAHQFTHPDWNGFRAYDLIFPTFLFMAGVSAPFSLGSRLEKGVPPSELIKKVVQRGLTLVLLGVIYNNGLFQTEWENMRYPSVLARIGLAGMFAQIIYLYTEKRTRWIWFAAILIGYYLFMKFYPVPGCGAGLLTIECNPASYIDKMIIPGRLHLTIHDPEGLVSTIPAIATGLMGIFAGELLRTSEEIISKNTKVVYLVFAGIISLLVCVVWDYFFPINKNLWTSSFVLCAGGFSTLLLALFYWIVDVLNYRKWTLFFVVIGMNSIVIYMVGSFINFNYTAQALFGGILSYFPHTIEAVGEVIAYIMVQWAFMYLLFRNKLFLKV, translated from the coding sequence ATGAAAGATAGTCCTGCGCCGCAGAGGTTGTTATCCCTGGATACATTGCGTGGTTTTGACATGTTTTGGATCTCAGGAGGCGAAGAAATCTTCGCAGTGCTCGCAAAAGTAACCGGCTGGTCCTGGGCGATTTTTATGGCGCATCAATTCACCCACCCCGACTGGAACGGTTTCCGCGCCTACGACCTGATCTTTCCTACATTTCTGTTCATGGCAGGTGTTTCCGCCCCATTTTCCCTGGGCAGCCGACTGGAAAAAGGCGTCCCGCCTTCGGAACTGATCAAAAAAGTTGTTCAGCGCGGACTGACACTGGTTTTACTGGGCGTCATTTACAACAATGGTTTATTTCAAACCGAATGGGAAAACATGCGGTACCCAAGCGTCCTGGCGCGGATCGGGCTTGCGGGAATGTTTGCTCAGATCATTTATTTATACACCGAAAAAAGGACGCGCTGGATCTGGTTCGCAGCTATTTTGATTGGTTACTATCTGTTTATGAAATTTTATCCGGTTCCGGGCTGCGGCGCGGGCTTGCTCACTATTGAATGCAATCCGGCCAGCTACATTGATAAAATGATCATTCCGGGACGGTTACACTTGACGATACACGATCCTGAGGGCCTGGTTTCTACCATTCCGGCCATTGCAACGGGGTTAATGGGAATTTTTGCGGGTGAGCTTTTGCGGACAAGTGAAGAAATTATTTCAAAAAACACGAAAGTCGTTTACCTGGTTTTTGCGGGCATTATCAGCCTGCTCGTATGCGTCGTTTGGGATTACTTTTTCCCGATTAACAAGAATCTGTGGACGAGTTCGTTCGTGCTTTGTGCCGGCGGGTTCAGTACATTGCTGCTGGCCTTGTTTTACTGGATCGTGGACGTGCTGAATTACCGTAAATGGACATTGTTCTTTGTCGTCATCGGGATGAATTCGATCGTGATTTACATGGTAGGAAGCTTTATCAACTTCAATTACACAGCCCAGGCACTTTTTGGCGGCATACTCAGTTACTTCCCCCACACCATCGAAGCCGTAGGAGAAGTCATCGCTTATATCATGGTTCAATGGGCATTTATGTATCTTTTGTTCCGGAATAAGCTATTTTTGAAGGTATAG
- a CDS encoding glycoside hydrolase family 3 N-terminal domain-containing protein has protein sequence MKNWLLSRFRLVVSVVVLVILTSMVSVAWKRIRSVDEPVVALPETVRQPAKKVKKRLDPVLVLPENEWVDSTLKSLTIEQKIGQLFMVATFSNRDESHYKYIDRLISDFHIGGLIFFQGGPVGQAQLTNRYQSHSNIPLFIGIDGEWGLGMRLDSTISFPKQMVLGSIQDDALVYRMGSDIARQCSRLGIQINFAPVSDINSNPGNPVIGIRSFGEDRDNVTRKAIAYMKGLQHNKIIATAKHFPGHGDTDADSHFTLPVLTHSIDQLTETDLYPYRAMIADSLMGVLNGHLFIPALDSTPNLASSLSDKVVTGLLRKDLGFRGLVFTDAMNMRGVLKTGKAAEVNLKALIAGNDILLYPESIAETVAKIKDAIDSKRISEKIIDDKVKRILQAKYWSGLSQYKPIDTNNLHADLNTEKSKELYRELCEASVTVVKNNNDLLPIGSVMDDKMASVSIGDGSSVAFQKMLSTYKPMRSYTFYEGPTSQAQIAEMIGYLSNYNTVIVDVHGITSNPKSNYGVTTGMVDFVNQLKLQNKKVILCLFGTPYSIQFFPETDALICASQDGKDQQEIVPQIIFGALKSQGRLPVSVLSYKAGSGVTTTTINRIAFGTPESVGMDGSSLKRIDELATAAVNDHVFPGCEVLVSRKGKIIYDKQFGALSYRTPDRVTSETIYDLASLTKVSATLQAVMLLYDRKQIDLDQKASTYLPELMGTNKQNFTVRDLLLHRSGLVSFYPPLWDRTKTSAGGLLPEYYSSKADTSYYLQVAPKLFAKGAMRDSVWKWVVESPMNNRKDRSGSYGYLYSDLGFLTLQKIVEKVTGQPLDIFVSANIYEPLGLAYLGFNPLRRFSEKQIAPTEQDYRFRNQLLQGTVHDQMSAIVGGVAGHAGLFGTARDLAILFQMNLWKGNYAGRRYFENATVPLFSRVYDESHHRGLGWDKAPNDGNSSYVSPQASVNSFGHTGFTGTMVWIDPEEDLVFIFLSNRVNPDPENTAITTQRTRRKIQDVVYSSLIERKSELP, from the coding sequence ATGAAAAATTGGTTGTTAAGCCGGTTTCGTTTAGTTGTAAGTGTGGTCGTTCTGGTCATTTTAACCTCAATGGTTTCCGTTGCCTGGAAGCGCATACGGTCTGTTGATGAGCCTGTTGTAGCATTGCCTGAAACAGTAAGACAGCCTGCTAAAAAAGTCAAAAAGAGACTGGATCCTGTGCTGGTGTTGCCAGAAAATGAGTGGGTAGACAGCACTTTAAAATCGCTGACGATTGAACAGAAAATAGGCCAGCTTTTCATGGTGGCCACATTCTCGAATCGCGACGAATCACATTATAAATACATTGACAGGCTGATCAGCGACTTCCATATCGGTGGACTGATCTTCTTCCAGGGCGGCCCGGTAGGACAAGCGCAGCTCACAAACCGCTATCAATCGCATTCCAACATTCCGTTATTTATCGGCATCGACGGTGAATGGGGCCTGGGTATGCGCCTCGACAGCACGATTTCTTTTCCAAAACAAATGGTGCTTGGCTCGATCCAGGACGACGCACTCGTTTACAGAATGGGCAGCGACATTGCCCGTCAATGCAGCCGTTTGGGCATACAGATCAATTTTGCGCCTGTTTCGGACATTAACAGCAATCCGGGCAACCCTGTGATCGGCATTCGTTCATTTGGCGAGGACCGCGATAATGTGACGCGCAAGGCGATTGCTTATATGAAAGGTTTGCAGCACAACAAGATCATTGCCACCGCCAAGCATTTCCCTGGCCACGGCGATACGGATGCGGATTCGCATTTTACATTGCCCGTTCTCACGCATTCCATAGACCAGCTTACCGAAACGGATCTTTATCCTTACCGCGCGATGATCGCGGACAGTCTGATGGGCGTTTTAAATGGTCATTTGTTCATTCCGGCATTGGATAGCACCCCAAATCTGGCCAGCTCGCTGTCTGACAAAGTGGTTACCGGTCTTTTGCGCAAGGATCTGGGCTTCCGCGGGTTGGTTTTTACGGACGCCATGAACATGCGCGGTGTTTTGAAAACCGGAAAGGCCGCAGAAGTGAATCTAAAAGCATTGATCGCCGGAAACGACATTCTCCTTTATCCAGAAAGCATTGCCGAAACCGTTGCCAAGATTAAAGACGCCATTGATTCCAAAAGGATCAGCGAAAAGATCATTGACGATAAGGTAAAACGCATTTTGCAGGCCAAATACTGGTCAGGATTGAGCCAGTACAAGCCCATTGACACCAATAATCTTCACGCTGACCTGAACACCGAAAAGAGCAAAGAACTCTATCGCGAACTTTGCGAGGCGTCGGTGACGGTTGTTAAAAATAACAATGATCTGCTGCCGATCGGCTCGGTAATGGATGATAAAATGGCTTCTGTAAGCATCGGGGATGGAAGCAGCGTGGCGTTCCAGAAAATGCTTTCGACTTACAAACCGATGCGTTCCTACACATTCTACGAAGGACCGACTTCACAGGCGCAGATCGCTGAAATGATTGGCTATTTGTCTAATTATAACACAGTAATCGTAGATGTGCACGGCATAACGTCTAATCCCAAAAGCAATTACGGCGTTACGACGGGGATGGTGGATTTTGTAAATCAATTGAAATTACAAAACAAAAAAGTGATCCTGTGCTTGTTCGGCACGCCTTACAGCATTCAGTTTTTCCCTGAAACCGATGCGCTGATCTGCGCAAGCCAGGATGGGAAGGATCAGCAGGAAATTGTGCCGCAAATCATTTTCGGCGCCTTAAAATCACAAGGCCGCCTTCCTGTTTCTGTACTTTCATACAAAGCGGGAAGCGGCGTTACCACGACTACCATCAACCGGATCGCCTTCGGAACGCCTGAAAGCGTGGGTATGGACGGCAGTTCGCTGAAACGGATCGATGAGCTGGCAACAGCGGCTGTGAATGACCATGTTTTTCCGGGGTGTGAGGTTTTGGTGTCAAGAAAAGGAAAGATCATTTATGACAAACAATTCGGCGCCCTAAGTTACCGCACACCAGACCGTGTGACTTCGGAGACCATTTACGACCTTGCCTCACTGACCAAAGTGTCGGCCACATTGCAGGCTGTTATGCTGCTTTACGACCGCAAACAAATCGATCTGGACCAAAAAGCATCCACTTATTTGCCTGAATTGATGGGCACCAACAAGCAGAATTTCACGGTCAGAGATTTGCTTTTGCACAGATCGGGCCTGGTTTCGTTTTATCCGCCGCTTTGGGACAGGACCAAAACCAGTGCAGGCGGCCTGCTTCCCGAATATTATAGTTCCAAAGCGGACACATCCTATTATCTGCAAGTTGCCCCAAAGCTTTTTGCCAAAGGCGCAATGCGTGATTCGGTTTGGAAATGGGTGGTGGAATCGCCGATGAACAATCGCAAAGACAGGTCGGGAAGTTACGGTTATCTGTACAGCGATCTTGGCTTCCTGACATTGCAGAAGATCGTTGAAAAAGTGACCGGTCAGCCGCTCGACATTTTTGTTTCGGCCAACATTTATGAACCGTTGGGCCTGGCTTATCTGGGTTTCAATCCGCTGCGCCGTTTTTCCGAAAAACAAATTGCGCCTACCGAGCAGGATTACCGTTTTCGTAACCAGCTTTTGCAGGGAACTGTGCACGACCAGATGTCGGCCATTGTGGGCGGCGTTGCGGGACATGCGGGACTTTTCGGCACGGCGCGTGACCTTGCTATCTTGTTCCAGATGAACCTTTGGAAGGGAAATTATGCGGGACGCAGATATTTCGAGAATGCGACCGTTCCGCTTTTTTCAAGGGTTTATGACGAATCCCACCACCGCGGCCTGGGCTGGGACAAAGCACCGAATGATGGAAACAGTTCTTACGTATCTCCACAGGCGTCTGTGAATTCATTCGGTCACA